In one window of Gossypium arboreum isolate Shixiya-1 chromosome 4, ASM2569848v2, whole genome shotgun sequence DNA:
- the LOC108481757 gene encoding cation transporter HKT1;3-like, which translates to MWYIKMNHSSCFQKKMSNFRAPLGCSSSKLNRVCHILSVNPFWTRNFYLLIISLLGFWGLNVLKPRTNFSKLRNLDLFFTSVSATTLSSMSTIEMEILSNPQLIVVSILMFIGGEVFTSMVGLFIAQNTFNNDEHLLHHSIVFLSFIILGYLLVINLLGIAMVFLFISLVSNAHRTLKSKGLNLFTFSIFTTISSFTNCGFIPTNENMLVFNKNPGLFLVIIPFVILGNTLFPTCLRFSIWVLGKCVNKVRDYCDYLLKNTKEIGFHHLVSTRCSFCLVGTAFGFVVIQVVLFFVMEWNSKSLKGLNPYEKTIGVLFQSVNTRQAGETIVNLPAMSTVILIVITVIMYLPPYTSFPFVNDEEEQHQQQKRKRKIAKKLLSQLAYISIFVILICITERKSMKEDPLNFTPFNIVFEVISAYGNVGYTMGYNCKLRLKDGANCEDKWYGFVGRWSDAGKTILIVVMLFGRLKRYNMGWKFS; encoded by the exons ATGTGGTATATCAAGATGAACCACTCTTCTTGTTTTCAAAAAAAGATGTCAAATTTTAGAGCTCCCTTAGGTTGTAGTTCATCAAAGCTCAATAGAGTATGCCACATCCTTAGTGTGAATCCATTTTGGACTCGTAATTTTTATCTTCTTATCATTTCTTTGCTGGGTTTTTGGGGTCTCAATGTTTTGAAACCGAGAACAAATTTTTCTAAACTTCGAAATCTTGATCTTTTTTTCACCTCCGTATCGGCAACCACATTATCGAGTATGTCCACCATTGAAATGGAGATTCTTTCAAATCCCCAACTCATTGTAGTGAGCATTTTGATGTTCATAGGTGGGGAGGTATTCACTTCCATGGTTGGACTTTTCATTGCTCAAAACACATTCAATAATGATGAACATTTGTTGCACCATTCGATCGTGTTTTTAAGCTTTATCATTTTGGGTTATCTTTTAGTGATTAACCTATTAGGTATAGCCATGGTTTTTCTTTTTATATCCCTTGTTTCAAATGCTCATAGGACACTAAAAAGCAAAGGACTAAACCTATTCACATTCTCAATTTTCACCACTATTTCAAGTTTCACCAATTGTGGTTTCATTCCTACAAATGAGAACATGTTGGTCTTCAACAAAAACCCAGGTCTCTTCCTTGTAATAATCCCTTTTGTTATTCTAGGTAACACATTATTCCCTACGTGTTTGAGATTTTCAATATGGGTTTTAGGGAAATGTGTGAATAAAGTGAGAGATTATTGTGATTATTTGTTGAAAAACACAAAGGAAATTGGGTTCCATCACTTGGTTTCGACACGGTGCTCGTTTTGTTTGGTCGGCACAGCTTTTGGGTTTGTGGTGATTCAGGTTGTGTTGTTTTTTGTCATGGAATGGAACTCGAAATCGTTGAAGGGGTTGAATCCTTACGAGAAAACAATTGGGGTGTTGTTTCAAAGTGTGAATACGAGACAAGCCGGTGAAACAATCGTTAACCTGCCGGCGATGTCCACCGTCATACTGATTGTTATCACCGTCATCAT GTATCTTCCTCCTTATACATCCTTCCCATTTGTAAATGATGAGGAAGAGCAACATCAAcaacaaaagagaaaaagaaaaattgcaAAGAAATTATTATCACAACTTGCTTATATTTCCATTTTTGTAATTCTTATTTGCATAACAGAGAGGAAAAGTATGAAAGAAGATCCCCTTAATTTCACTCCCTTCAATATTGTGTTTGAGGTGATCAG TGCATATGGTAATGTGGGATACACAATGGGATATAATTGCAAGCTAAGATTAAAAGATGGGGCTAATTGTGAGGACAAATGGTATGGATTTGTGGGGAGATGGAGTGATGCAGGCAAAACTATTCTCATTGTAGTCATGTTATTTGGAAGATTAAAAAGATACAACATGGGTTGGAAGTTCTCATAA